A part of Cyanobacteria bacterium FACHB-DQ100 genomic DNA contains:
- a CDS encoding response regulator gives MNTLTTPSISVADRILVVDDIEDNSVLLQVVLEQEGYEVDVANSGREALDKVEYHQPDLILLDVMMPEMNGFEVTQRIRQNNRIPFIPILLITGYDQFNSAEEFEFGADDFIRKPVDFNLLLDRIRTILPEDRNDQAFRSR, from the coding sequence GTGAACACTTTAACGACTCCATCAATTTCCGTGGCGGATCGCATTCTAGTCGTCGATGACATTGAAGATAACTCTGTTCTGCTTCAAGTCGTTCTAGAGCAAGAAGGCTACGAGGTAGATGTGGCAAACAGCGGTCGAGAGGCATTAGACAAAGTTGAGTACCACCAACCCGACTTAATTTTGCTGGATGTAATGATGCCGGAAATGAATGGGTTTGAAGTGACACAACGGATTCGGCAAAACAATCGTATTCCCTTCATTCCAATTTTGTTGATTACAGGGTATGACCAGTTCAATTCAGCAGAAGAATTTGAATTCGGTGCAGATGACTTCATTCGTAAACCCGTTGACTTTAATCTTTTGCTCGATCGTATTCGCACTATCTTGCCCGAGGACCGCAACGATCAAGCGTTCCGAAGCCGTTAA